One Gloeobacter morelensis MG652769 DNA window includes the following coding sequences:
- the ilvC gene encoding ketol-acid reductoisomerase, which translates to MTRARMYYDEDADLSVLTNKTIAIVGYGSQGHAHALNLKDSGIDVIVGLYEGSRSWARAENEGLTVYPTAEAAAKADLVMILLPDEVQRDIYTRDIAPHLGKGKTLAFAHGFNIHFSQIVPSKEVDVLMVAPKGPGHLVRRVFTEGKGVPCLFAVEQDASGKARATAMAYARAIGGTRAGILETTFREEAETDLFGEQTVLCGGLTALIKAGFETLVEAGYQPELAYFECLHEVKLIVDLIVEGGLAKMRDSISNTAEFGDYTRGPRIVDERTKAEMKKILAEIQNGEFAKQWVLDSQANYASFKAMRRREAEHPIEEVGADLRKMMSWLRS; encoded by the coding sequence ATGACCAGGGCGCGCATGTACTACGACGAGGACGCCGATCTGTCGGTACTCACCAATAAGACGATCGCCATCGTCGGCTACGGATCCCAGGGCCATGCCCACGCCCTCAACCTCAAAGACTCGGGAATCGACGTGATCGTGGGTCTGTACGAAGGCTCCCGCTCCTGGGCGCGCGCCGAAAACGAGGGCCTGACGGTCTATCCGACGGCCGAGGCGGCGGCCAAGGCGGATCTGGTGATGATTTTGCTGCCCGATGAAGTGCAGCGCGACATTTACACCCGCGACATCGCCCCGCACCTGGGTAAAGGCAAAACCCTCGCCTTCGCCCACGGCTTCAACATTCATTTTTCGCAGATCGTTCCATCGAAAGAGGTCGATGTGCTCATGGTTGCCCCCAAGGGCCCCGGCCACCTGGTGCGCCGCGTGTTCACCGAGGGCAAAGGGGTGCCGTGCCTGTTTGCCGTCGAGCAGGATGCGAGCGGCAAAGCCCGCGCCACGGCGATGGCCTACGCCCGGGCGATCGGCGGCACGCGGGCGGGCATTCTGGAGACCACCTTCCGTGAAGAAGCCGAGACGGATTTGTTCGGCGAGCAAACCGTACTCTGTGGGGGCCTCACCGCCCTCATCAAGGCCGGTTTCGAGACGCTGGTGGAGGCGGGTTACCAGCCGGAACTGGCCTACTTCGAGTGCCTGCACGAGGTAAAGCTCATCGTCGATTTGATCGTCGAGGGAGGGCTCGCCAAAATGCGCGACTCCATTTCCAACACGGCCGAATTTGGCGATTACACCCGCGGCCCGCGCATCGTGGATGAGCGCACCAAAGCCGAGATGAAAAAGATCCTGGCTGAAATCCAGAACGGCGAATTTGCCAAGCAGTGGGTGCTCGATAGCCAGGCCAACTACGCGAGCTTCAAGGCGATGCGCCGCCGCGAGGCCGAACACCCGATCGAAGAAGTGGGGGCGGACCTGCGCAAGATGATGTCCTGGCTGCGCTCCTAA
- a CDS encoding M28 family peptidase: MVQLLRAGGAVLLAMSLLVFAQPVFALAERLSADVQALLAGGPRVAGSPAAERASAYLSEQYRSAGYEVEIQPFSFEKFNDLGSSLIIEGERLKGRALSGSPAGSAAAAAVVVPGVGEAEDFARVDAKGAVAIVRRGKIPFLEKARHAARAGAVGLVVVNSQDGPLMGTLGGKTEIPVLGFSGSQGRPLLMGKFSRPVQLEVRTEVVSLTGRNVIARLGGVRAPQVLLGAHYDSVEGAPGANDNASGSAVLLESARRLVGTPLARRAWFVHFDAEEEGLIGSRHFVRSASAPFIKGLRGMLNFDMVGLNQKLLVGGTPELVALVEKSVPAVEKLRPSNASDHASFAAAKVPVLFFYRGQDPNYHQPGDKQVDPQLLEATVEAALGTVGALLPPALSESPERSL, encoded by the coding sequence ATGGTGCAACTTTTGCGGGCCGGTGGCGCTGTGCTGCTGGCGATGAGTTTGCTGGTCTTTGCCCAACCGGTTTTTGCCCTCGCCGAACGCCTCAGCGCCGATGTGCAGGCTTTGCTGGCCGGTGGGCCGCGGGTGGCGGGATCGCCCGCCGCCGAGCGGGCGAGCGCTTACCTGAGCGAACAGTACCGCTCGGCGGGCTACGAAGTCGAAATCCAGCCCTTTTCCTTCGAGAAATTCAACGATCTCGGTTCGTCGCTAATCATCGAAGGCGAGCGGCTGAAGGGCCGCGCCCTGTCCGGATCGCCAGCCGGGAGTGCCGCTGCCGCCGCGGTGGTGGTGCCGGGGGTGGGGGAGGCGGAGGACTTCGCCCGCGTCGATGCCAAGGGAGCCGTCGCCATTGTCCGCCGCGGCAAAATCCCGTTTCTCGAAAAAGCGCGCCACGCGGCGCGGGCGGGGGCGGTGGGCCTGGTGGTTGTCAATTCCCAGGACGGCCCTTTGATGGGCACCCTGGGGGGCAAAACCGAAATCCCGGTGCTCGGCTTTTCGGGCAGTCAGGGACGCCCATTGCTTATGGGCAAATTTTCTCGGCCCGTCCAACTGGAGGTGCGCACCGAAGTTGTCTCGCTCACCGGCCGCAATGTGATCGCCCGCCTTGGCGGAGTGCGTGCGCCCCAGGTGTTGCTTGGAGCCCACTACGATTCGGTCGAAGGGGCGCCCGGGGCCAACGACAACGCCAGCGGCTCCGCTGTGTTGCTGGAGAGCGCCCGGCGGCTGGTCGGCACACCCCTGGCCCGCCGCGCCTGGTTCGTGCATTTTGACGCCGAAGAAGAGGGGCTGATAGGCTCCCGTCATTTCGTGCGCTCCGCTTCGGCGCCCTTTATCAAAGGATTGCGCGGCATGCTCAACTTCGACATGGTGGGTCTAAACCAAAAACTCTTGGTAGGCGGCACCCCCGAACTGGTCGCCCTTGTCGAAAAATCGGTGCCCGCCGTGGAGAAGCTGCGCCCAAGCAACGCGAGCGATCACGCCTCCTTCGCGGCGGCCAAGGTACCGGTGCTCTTTTTCTACCGGGGCCAAGATCCCAACTACCACCAGCCCGGAGACAAACAGGTGGATCCGCAGCTATTGGAGGCGACCGTCGAAGCCGCCCTTGGCACCGTGGGCGCGCTGCTGCCCCCGGCTCTTTCCGAAAGCCCGGAGCGTTCGCTATGA